Proteins encoded by one window of Fischerella sp. PCC 9605:
- a CDS encoding serine/threonine phosphatase: MLICPQCKFENPNSNKFCQNCGASLTHKVCFECNAEVPVNAQRCHNCGAECGRVWLAIITKEENSQPGEAVKIPSVEREVRRLGDEKKDDGEIGRWGDREMGRSGDGEKDFTPSPQHPTTLSQKPHNPNPTGSPPEGVYTPSLLPEGTYLDQQQRYQLLEPLPNLEEIPTNTWVCVQVLDCQPYQISLLEAMVTNQSQGLVAPSLMDTDGFPSLAKAYVILQPHVHQGIPPIHDAWQQDDIQVVLIEDRSDWPYLLDLWCEETTSSLQMVNCFYQMTRLWALLEPLNCCHSLLELSNLRLDEDQAVALQMLYVEPLNSNSADQASATSEEPPTIAALGRVWQKLFRESQRTQFGSLLQLLGDLEIGKIETLLELQTRLQAIATELQPTELQPTSSVSESNLTPVENQTTNSPTIVQLDEAEEDYSTKSDDLPTVVLPMQLISLEHAGLTDVGRQRHHNEDYFGIDTKINRLELPNSRSVQARALYILCDGMGGHAGGEVASALAVNTVRQYFQTHWIDNELPTEDQIRETVGQANQAIYSVNQQDARSGVGRMGTTLVMLLIQDTQAAVAHVGDSRLYRLTRKGGLEQITVDHEVGQREISRGVEASVAYARPDAYQLTQALGPRDESLIVPDVEFFEIAEDTLFVLASDGLSDNDLLETHWQTHLLPLIGSDANLESGVKNLIDMANDYNGHDNITVVLVRAKVRPNLESQKGIVHG, from the coding sequence ATGCTGATTTGCCCTCAGTGTAAATTTGAAAACCCCAATTCCAACAAATTCTGTCAAAACTGTGGGGCCTCTCTGACCCACAAGGTCTGTTTTGAATGCAATGCAGAAGTACCTGTGAATGCACAAAGGTGTCATAACTGCGGCGCAGAATGTGGCAGAGTTTGGTTGGCAATTATTACAAAGGAAGAAAATTCTCAACCTGGGGAAGCAGTGAAGATACCTTCTGTTGAGAGAGAGGTAAGGAGATTGGGAGATGAGAAGAAAGATGATGGGGAGATTGGGAGATGGGGAGATCGGGAAATGGGGAGATCGGGAGATGGGGAGAAAGATTTCACCCCATCTCCCCAACATCCCACCACCTTATCACAGAAGCCCCATAACCCCAACCCTACGGGAAGCCCCCCAGAAGGCGTCTACACCCCATCTCTTCTCCCAGAAGGCACTTACTTAGATCAACAACAGCGCTATCAACTGCTAGAACCGCTGCCAAACTTGGAGGAAATACCCACCAATACTTGGGTATGCGTGCAAGTTTTAGATTGCCAGCCGTATCAAATTTCGCTGCTTGAGGCAATGGTAACTAATCAGTCTCAAGGGTTGGTAGCACCATCATTAATGGATACTGATGGTTTTCCTTCCCTAGCGAAAGCTTATGTTATCCTACAACCCCACGTTCACCAAGGTATACCGCCGATTCATGATGCATGGCAGCAGGATGATATACAGGTAGTACTTATCGAAGACCGCTCTGATTGGCCTTATTTACTGGATTTGTGGTGTGAGGAAACAACAAGTTCTTTGCAGATGGTCAACTGTTTTTATCAGATGACGCGACTTTGGGCACTGCTAGAACCACTTAATTGTTGTCATAGTCTTTTAGAGTTGTCGAATCTACGGTTAGATGAAGACCAAGCAGTGGCACTACAAATGTTGTACGTGGAACCACTAAACAGCAATAGTGCTGACCAAGCATCTGCTACATCTGAAGAACCTCCCACAATTGCAGCTTTGGGACGTGTTTGGCAGAAGCTATTTCGAGAATCTCAACGTACGCAATTTGGCTCTTTGTTACAACTGTTAGGAGATCTGGAAATAGGTAAGATTGAGACACTGTTGGAGCTGCAAACACGTTTGCAGGCGATCGCCACTGAACTACAACCAACGGAACTACAACCAACCTCTAGTGTTAGTGAGTCAAATCTCACTCCTGTCGAAAATCAAACAACTAATTCGCCCACCATCGTGCAATTAGACGAAGCAGAAGAAGATTACAGTACCAAAAGTGATGACCTACCTACAGTAGTGCTGCCAATGCAGTTAATCAGCTTGGAACACGCCGGACTCACCGATGTAGGGCGTCAGCGGCATCACAACGAAGACTACTTTGGCATTGATACCAAAATTAATAGGCTGGAATTGCCCAATAGCCGTAGTGTGCAGGCTCGTGCTTTGTATATTCTTTGCGATGGTATGGGGGGACACGCCGGCGGAGAAGTAGCAAGTGCCTTGGCCGTTAATACGGTGCGACAATATTTTCAAACTCATTGGATTGATAATGAATTGCCCACAGAAGACCAAATCCGCGAAACAGTGGGACAGGCCAACCAAGCAATTTACAGTGTCAATCAACAAGATGCCCGTTCTGGTGTCGGGCGCATGGGTACTACTCTAGTCATGCTTCTCATTCAAGATACTCAAGCTGCTGTAGCTCATGTGGGCGATAGCCGCCTCTACCGCCTGACTCGTAAAGGAGGTCTAGAACAAATCACGGTAGATCACGAAGTAGGTCAACGGGAAATCTCTCGAGGAGTGGAAGCCAGTGTGGCTTACGCCCGTCCAGATGCCTATCAACTCACTCAGGCCCTTGGCCCTCGCGATGAAAGCCTAATTGTTCCTGATGTGGAGTTTTTCGAGATCGCCGAAGATACTTTATTTGTCTTGGCATCGGATGGTTTATCAGATAATGATTTACTAGAAACTCATTGGCAAACTCACTTACTTCCCCTGATCGGTTCTGACGCTAACTTAGAAAGCGGTGTTAAGAATTTAATTGATATGGCAAACGATTACAATGGTCATGACAACATTACTGTTGTACTTGTACGGGCAAAAGTGCGCCCAAATTTAGAAAGTCAAAAAGGAATTGTTCATGGTTAG
- a CDS encoding protein kinase domain-containing protein, producing the protein MVILTLLEPQQKMPLQEWHFEDESVIRIGRSTDNHVVLTDTLVSRHHLELIQISSDSYGGSWQVISKGTNGTFLNGVLVTQSPLPDNSLLQLARGGPILKFHIEQVTAPNKPANLSNTCTHEGNSPNNLFCIHCGQPLSVQQTIRHYQVLRTLGQGGMGTTYLAWDETGKITGHPQLLVLKQMNADMAKIAKARELFEREAHILKSLQHPGIPKYYDFFVEGGKKYLAMELVHGQDLEKLILIKGPVTPSQAIAWMIETCEILDYLHGQDPPLIHRDIKPANLMVRNSNNRIVVLDFGAVKEIVGTAPGTRIGAEGYCAPEQERGQPLTQSDLYAIGPTLIYLLTGENPFKFYRQQGRNYRFNLTKVPTITPELAKVIDRVTEPLPRDRYQTAKEVAAALAACK; encoded by the coding sequence GTGGTTATTCTGACCCTGTTAGAACCGCAACAAAAAATGCCCCTTCAAGAGTGGCATTTTGAGGACGAGTCCGTAATTCGGATTGGTCGCTCGACCGATAATCACGTTGTTTTAACCGATACTCTGGTATCCCGACACCATCTAGAACTAATACAAATTAGTTCTGATTCTTATGGCGGTTCGTGGCAGGTGATTAGCAAAGGTACAAACGGCACTTTTCTGAACGGTGTTTTAGTGACTCAGAGTCCTCTACCAGATAATTCGCTACTGCAATTGGCACGGGGAGGCCCGATACTAAAATTTCACATTGAACAGGTAACTGCTCCAAACAAGCCAGCAAACTTATCTAACACTTGCACTCACGAAGGGAACTCCCCTAACAATCTATTTTGCATCCACTGTGGTCAACCCCTCTCTGTGCAACAAACAATTCGTCATTATCAAGTGCTGCGGACACTAGGACAGGGAGGTATGGGTACTACCTATCTAGCTTGGGACGAAACAGGAAAAATTACTGGACACCCCCAACTGCTGGTTTTGAAGCAAATGAATGCTGACATGGCGAAAATTGCCAAAGCCCGCGAATTATTTGAACGAGAAGCGCACATTCTTAAATCTCTTCAACATCCAGGTATTCCCAAGTATTATGACTTTTTTGTGGAAGGGGGAAAAAAGTATCTGGCAATGGAATTAGTCCACGGCCAGGATTTAGAAAAATTGATTTTGATTAAGGGGCCGGTGACTCCAAGTCAAGCGATCGCCTGGATGATCGAAACTTGTGAAATTTTGGACTATCTGCATGGGCAAGATCCTCCACTGATTCACCGCGATATTAAACCCGCTAATTTGATGGTACGAAATTCTAATAATCGCATAGTGGTGCTGGATTTTGGTGCAGTCAAAGAAATTGTTGGTACTGCACCTGGCACTCGTATTGGTGCAGAAGGTTATTGCGCTCCTGAACAAGAACGGGGACAACCACTCACACAATCAGATTTGTATGCAATTGGACCCACGCTCATTTACCTACTTACCGGCGAAAATCCTTTCAAGTTTTATCGTCAACAAGGACGAAATTATCGATTTAATCTGACAAAAGTCCCTACTATCACCCCCGAATTAGCAAAGGTAATTGACCGTGTTACAGAACCATTGCCACGCGATCGTTATCAAACAGCGAAGGAAGTAGCTGCCGCATTAGCAGCTTGCAAATAA
- a CDS encoding DUF4327 family protein, whose amino-acid sequence MTQQVIHPMVKLQRNVQSLVDSKIIKPTDSIWKIALLFGNEWQHWKKELLDFGFSMQDPVSDLLAVEAWDEE is encoded by the coding sequence ATGACTCAGCAAGTAATTCACCCAATGGTGAAATTGCAGCGTAACGTGCAATCACTCGTAGACTCAAAGATTATCAAGCCAACCGATAGCATTTGGAAAATCGCTTTGCTCTTCGGTAATGAATGGCAGCACTGGAAAAAAGAATTGTTAGACTTTGGGTTCAGCATGCAAGACCCTGTGAGCGATTTATTGGCAGTAGAAGCTTGGGACGAAGAATAG
- the purD gene encoding phosphoribosylamine--glycine ligase — translation MKVLVVGNGGREHALAWKLLQSKQIEQVTCVPGNGGTASMSRCQNLPLKVDDFEGISQFAQKEGISLVVVGPEVPLAKGISDYLLSQGLMVFGPTKAGAQIEASKAWAKALMQEAGIPTAHAAVFTQAAAAKSYVKEHGVPIVVKADGLAAGKGVIVAQTLDQAIEAIEAIFQGQFGNAGRFVVIEECLIGQEVSVLALTDGLTIRPLLPAQDHKRIGEGDTGENTGGMGAYAPAPIATPELMERIQKQVLEKAIAALRKKNIDYRGVLYAGLMITSDGNIMVLEFNCRFGDPETQVILPLLETPLEELILACIEQRLAQMPPIAWKPGAAATVVAASGGYPGTYEKDKAIAGIPEAEAQGAVVFHAGTKLQEQQLLTDGGRVLNVTGVGENFEQALAQAYAGMKCINFEGMYYRRDIGHRLKGIG, via the coding sequence GTGAAAGTTTTAGTTGTAGGTAACGGCGGGCGGGAACACGCCCTTGCTTGGAAACTATTGCAGTCAAAGCAAATTGAGCAAGTTACATGTGTGCCGGGAAATGGCGGAACAGCCAGCATGTCACGCTGTCAAAACTTGCCCTTAAAAGTAGATGACTTTGAGGGCATCAGCCAATTTGCCCAAAAAGAAGGAATTTCTTTGGTTGTAGTCGGGCCAGAAGTACCTTTGGCTAAGGGTATCTCAGACTATCTCCTCTCACAAGGGTTGATGGTTTTTGGCCCGACCAAAGCAGGAGCACAAATTGAAGCAAGTAAAGCTTGGGCAAAAGCCCTGATGCAAGAAGCAGGAATTCCAACAGCACACGCTGCGGTATTTACCCAAGCTGCTGCTGCAAAATCCTACGTAAAAGAACATGGCGTACCAATTGTTGTTAAAGCTGATGGTCTGGCAGCAGGTAAGGGTGTTATAGTTGCTCAAACATTAGACCAAGCCATTGAAGCTATTGAGGCAATTTTCCAGGGACAGTTTGGTAATGCTGGAAGATTTGTTGTCATTGAAGAATGTTTGATAGGGCAAGAGGTTTCCGTTTTAGCCTTAACCGATGGATTAACAATTAGACCTTTATTGCCAGCTCAGGATCACAAGCGTATTGGTGAAGGTGATACAGGAGAAAATACTGGTGGTATGGGAGCTTATGCTCCAGCACCCATTGCTACACCAGAGTTAATGGAACGCATTCAAAAACAGGTTTTAGAAAAAGCGATCGCAGCCTTAAGGAAAAAGAACATTGACTATCGAGGCGTGCTTTATGCTGGGTTAATGATTACCTCTGATGGCAACATAATGGTTTTAGAATTTAACTGTCGTTTTGGCGATCCAGAAACGCAAGTCATTCTGCCGCTTTTGGAAACTCCTTTAGAAGAGTTAATACTTGCCTGCATTGAACAGCGTTTAGCACAAATGCCACCCATTGCTTGGAAACCAGGCGCTGCTGCTACTGTCGTTGCTGCCTCTGGCGGTTATCCTGGAACTTATGAAAAGGATAAGGCGATCGCGGGTATTCCAGAAGCCGAGGCACAGGGAGCAGTTGTGTTTCATGCTGGAACCAAGTTGCAAGAGCAACAATTGCTAACAGATGGCGGTCGAGTTTTAAATGTCACCGGCGTAGGGGAAAATTTTGAGCAAGCACTAGCCCAAGCATACGCCGGAATGAAATGCATTAACTTTGAGGGTATGTATTATCGGCGAGATATTGGCCATCGGTTGAAGGGAATAGGTTAG
- the nblS gene encoding two-component system sensor histidine kinase NblS, with protein sequence MLALLKTIREAIANWWSEFTLQTKLLAAVTLVVSLVMSGLTFWAVNTIQQDARLNDTRFGRDLGLLLAANVAPLIADHNLTEVAQFSQRFYSSTSSVRYMLYADDTGKIYFGIPFWEPEVETSLTIERRIQLPDDYATDADKPMVRQHLSPDGVVTDVFVPLKVDKKYLGVLAIGINPNPAAVISTNFTRDVTIAVFISIWVMVILGGVINALTITKPIKELLLGVKQIAAGNFKQRIDLPFGGELKELIFSFNEMAERLERYEEQNIEELTAEKAKLETLVSTIADGAVLIDDHMQVILVNPTARRIFGWEGVDVVGGNVLHFLPSAVQMEITRPLYEMAAGECESAEFRIPFNQPSKRTIRILLTTVRDQQKENVKGIAITVQDITREVELNEAKSQFISNVSHELRTPLFNIKSFIETLHEYGEDLSLEQRQDFLVTVNHETDRLTRLVNDVLDLSRLESGRSYHLDGVDLGQAIEQTLRTYQLNAKDKGIELFQEVEPNLPLVVSHYDLLLQVLANLLGNALKFTKAGGKVVLRAYQLQPQSQDSASPRRVRVEISDTGIGIAPEDQQAIFDRFFRVENRVHTLEGTGLGLSIVRNIIEEKHHSKVHLVSEVGVGTTFWFDLAAYEEAPLTSVEATNVV encoded by the coding sequence ATGCTGGCTTTGTTAAAAACAATTCGAGAAGCGATCGCCAATTGGTGGTCGGAGTTCACTCTCCAGACCAAGCTTTTGGCTGCCGTAACCTTAGTGGTATCTTTGGTGATGAGCGGTCTGACTTTCTGGGCAGTAAATACAATACAACAGGATGCGCGTCTAAATGACACTCGCTTTGGTCGTGACTTAGGACTGCTGCTTGCTGCCAACGTTGCTCCCTTAATTGCTGACCATAATCTCACCGAGGTAGCACAATTTTCCCAACGCTTCTATAGCAGCACTTCCAGCGTGCGTTACATGCTCTACGCTGATGATACTGGAAAAATCTATTTTGGCATTCCTTTTTGGGAGCCAGAAGTGGAAACTTCTCTGACCATTGAGCGACGCATACAACTGCCTGATGATTACGCCACTGATGCCGATAAGCCGATGGTGCGGCAACATCTGTCCCCAGATGGTGTAGTTACTGATGTATTTGTGCCTTTAAAGGTTGATAAAAAGTATCTGGGTGTTTTGGCGATCGGCATCAATCCTAACCCTGCCGCAGTCATTTCTACAAATTTCACTCGCGATGTCACTATTGCCGTATTTATCTCGATTTGGGTAATGGTGATTTTGGGAGGGGTGATTAACGCTTTGACAATTACCAAACCAATTAAAGAACTGCTACTGGGGGTAAAGCAAATTGCTGCGGGGAATTTTAAGCAGCGTATTGACTTACCATTTGGAGGTGAACTCAAAGAGTTAATTTTCAGCTTTAATGAGATGGCAGAGCGCTTAGAGCGCTACGAAGAACAGAATATTGAGGAACTGACTGCCGAAAAAGCCAAGTTGGAAACTTTGGTTTCCACTATTGCTGATGGTGCGGTATTGATAGATGACCATATGCAGGTAATTTTAGTCAACCCCACAGCACGTCGCATTTTCGGCTGGGAAGGTGTCGATGTTGTCGGCGGGAATGTTCTGCATTTCTTGCCATCAGCAGTGCAAATGGAAATCACTCGCCCTTTATACGAAATGGCAGCAGGAGAATGTGAAAGTGCCGAGTTCCGCATTCCCTTTAACCAGCCAAGTAAACGTACTATCCGCATTCTCCTGACTACTGTACGCGACCAGCAAAAGGAGAATGTCAAAGGCATTGCCATCACCGTGCAAGATATTACCCGTGAGGTCGAGCTAAACGAGGCAAAAAGCCAATTTATTAGTAATGTTTCTCACGAACTGCGAACCCCCCTATTTAACATCAAATCTTTTATCGAAACTTTGCACGAATACGGCGAAGACTTGAGTTTAGAGCAAAGGCAAGATTTTCTAGTAACTGTTAATCATGAAACCGATCGCCTGACGCGTTTGGTTAACGATGTTTTAGATTTGTCCAGGCTGGAATCTGGTCGTAGTTATCACTTGGACGGGGTGGATCTAGGGCAAGCAATTGAACAAACACTGCGTACTTACCAACTTAATGCCAAAGATAAAGGTATTGAATTATTCCAGGAAGTAGAACCCAACTTGCCCTTAGTAGTAAGTCATTATGATTTGTTACTACAAGTGTTGGCGAATTTACTGGGTAATGCCCTAAAGTTTACCAAAGCTGGTGGTAAAGTCGTTCTCCGCGCCTACCAGCTACAACCCCAGTCCCAAGACAGCGCTAGTCCCCGTCGGGTGCGAGTAGAAATTTCCGATACTGGCATCGGTATCGCCCCAGAAGACCAACAAGCCATTTTCGATCGCTTCTTCCGGGTAGAAAATCGCGTTCATACTTTGGAAGGAACTGGTTTGGGACTATCAATAGTTAGAAATATCATTGAAGAAAAGCATCACAGTAAAGTTCATCTGGTTAGTGAAGTCGGCGTGGGTACAACTTTTTGGTTTGACCTAGCAGCATATGAAGAAGCACCACTGACCTCAGTTGAAGCTACTAATGTAGTTTAG
- a CDS encoding alpha/beta fold hydrolase, which yields MKEHFLQANEATLWVAEQGEGFPVVLISGGPGCCDYLEPVASLIDDVVHTIRFDARGCGRSSLTPPYDLQTAIADLDELRKMLDFEQWVVLGHSWGANVALAYALTHPICTSGVIYLSGRGLQNDQDWKDAYRRRRDAGEDQTPEFAYPPNLEVNEVCNLSWKAFIKQPTLWKQISMLAAPMLAVVGSKDIRPSWPVEQVTHLMPFACFERIEGAGHCLWLTHSRQLGLLLHHFLEKL from the coding sequence GTGAAAGAACACTTTCTGCAAGCGAACGAAGCTACATTATGGGTAGCTGAACAAGGCGAAGGCTTTCCTGTGGTTTTAATTAGTGGTGGCCCAGGCTGCTGTGACTATCTTGAACCTGTGGCTTCACTCATAGATGATGTTGTACACACAATCCGCTTTGACGCGCGGGGGTGTGGTCGTTCTTCTCTGACACCACCATACGATCTTCAGACAGCGATCGCAGACCTCGATGAACTCCGCAAAATGCTTGATTTTGAACAGTGGGTAGTGCTGGGTCACTCTTGGGGGGCAAATGTCGCGCTTGCGTATGCTCTGACACACCCTATCTGCACCAGTGGTGTGATTTACCTATCTGGTAGAGGTCTACAAAACGATCAGGACTGGAAGGATGCCTACCGCAGAAGGCGCGACGCAGGAGAAGACCAAACGCCAGAATTTGCTTATCCACCGAACCTGGAAGTGAATGAGGTGTGCAATCTTTCGTGGAAGGCGTTTATCAAACAACCAACCTTGTGGAAGCAGATCTCAATGCTCGCAGCACCGATGTTAGCAGTAGTAGGTAGTAAGGACATTCGCCCAAGCTGGCCTGTCGAACAGGTGACACACCTGATGCCTTTTGCTTGTTTTGAGCGAATTGAGGGGGCAGGACATTGCTTGTGGCTAACGCATTCGAGGCAGTTAGGTTTGCTTCTACATCACTTTCTGGAAAAGCTGTAA
- a CDS encoding zinc ribbon domain-containing protein, protein MDTATCPRCHQPVDRQAVNCPYCRTQLKAYGHPGIPLHRATKDKYLCDSCSYHADDTCNFPQRPYAKECTLYQNIEESKLELQQLREAKSFSTSVRNWVKRNQTLLLLLALFLVCLLIALLQS, encoded by the coding sequence GTGGACACTGCTACTTGCCCTCGTTGTCATCAACCGGTAGACCGACAGGCTGTTAACTGCCCCTATTGTCGTACTCAGCTAAAAGCTTACGGACACCCCGGTATTCCTTTGCATCGGGCTACTAAAGATAAATATCTCTGCGACAGTTGCAGCTATCATGCCGATGATACCTGCAATTTTCCCCAGCGTCCCTACGCCAAAGAGTGTACGCTGTACCAAAATATTGAAGAGAGCAAGTTGGAATTGCAACAGTTGCGTGAAGCTAAAAGCTTTAGCACTAGTGTTAGAAACTGGGTTAAACGCAATCAGACTTTATTGTTGTTATTGGCTTTATTCTTAGTGTGTTTGCTCATTGCTCTGTTGCAATCTTAA
- the abc-f gene encoding ribosomal protection-like ABC-F family protein: MQKKSILLAENLAYELNSTRTLFQGVHLSIEESDRIALVGRNGVGKSTLLKILTDQITPTTGSVWRNGIIYYLPQISTIKEQIQAESLIDFLSSISDEWWQIEEILQSKFHTNLDLSLPLTNLSGGELTKLFLAIGLSQQPNILLLDEPTNHMDLAALESLSWFLKDFNGAFAIISHKPFFLDRVVDTTWELTPEGIKVYGGNLSLYREQKQIELEAAIRNHEVARKELKLAKETALKEQQRAAQSRKSGRGKFLDGSMGRAAAGLIKTKAESSAGNAKKKHEAAVAKATQKVTETKVKTTKATNIQLEENSQKRRNLIDIQGANLWVSNRLLIQNIQLHISSGDRVAIAGANGSGKSSLAKAILNSGKFSAFSHEAFLESGEILLAPKMKAVYLDQTYQFVNREQTILENMQAANPHLGYQLLRQQLGHFLFKNDDVNKSASVLSGGELARLAIAIISISEIDLLILDEPTNNLDIETVEQMVQGINEYQGALWVISHDLDFLSRINITTALKLSNQALQMTAYLPNEPEEYYQELLN; encoded by the coding sequence ATGCAAAAAAAATCAATACTTTTAGCTGAAAATTTAGCTTACGAACTCAATTCAACTAGGACTTTATTTCAAGGAGTCCACTTAAGCATTGAAGAGAGCGATCGCATTGCTTTAGTTGGTCGCAATGGTGTGGGTAAATCAACTCTGCTGAAGATTCTCACAGATCAAATTACCCCTACTACTGGTTCAGTTTGGCGTAATGGTATTATTTACTATCTGCCCCAAATTAGTACCATCAAGGAGCAAATCCAAGCAGAGTCATTAATTGATTTCTTAAGTTCCATATCTGATGAATGGTGGCAAATTGAGGAGATTTTGCAGTCAAAATTTCATACAAATCTTGACCTATCTCTACCATTAACAAACTTAAGTGGTGGAGAACTCACAAAACTATTTTTAGCGATTGGTTTATCTCAACAGCCAAATATTCTGCTATTGGATGAACCAACAAATCACATGGATCTTGCCGCACTAGAAAGTTTGAGTTGGTTTCTCAAGGACTTTAATGGTGCGTTTGCGATCATCTCTCATAAGCCTTTTTTCTTAGATCGGGTAGTAGATACTACTTGGGAACTTACACCTGAGGGAATTAAAGTATACGGAGGAAATCTTTCTCTGTATCGAGAACAGAAACAAATAGAATTAGAAGCGGCAATCAGGAATCACGAAGTTGCTAGAAAAGAACTCAAACTCGCTAAAGAAACTGCTCTCAAAGAACAGCAACGTGCAGCCCAATCTCGTAAAAGCGGTCGTGGTAAGTTTCTCGATGGCAGTATGGGTAGAGCCGCAGCTGGACTGATTAAAACAAAAGCGGAATCATCAGCAGGGAATGCAAAAAAGAAACACGAAGCTGCAGTAGCAAAGGCAACTCAAAAAGTTACTGAGACGAAAGTCAAAACTACAAAGGCGACGAACATTCAACTGGAAGAGAACAGTCAAAAACGCAGAAATCTGATTGATATTCAAGGCGCAAACCTTTGGGTGTCAAATCGCCTGCTAATTCAGAACATCCAGCTTCATATTTCCTCTGGCGATCGAGTCGCCATTGCTGGGGCAAATGGTTCAGGTAAGTCTAGTCTGGCAAAGGCAATTTTGAACTCGGGGAAGTTCTCCGCATTTTCCCATGAAGCGTTTCTAGAGTCGGGTGAGATCTTACTAGCTCCAAAAATGAAAGCCGTTTATCTAGATCAAACTTACCAGTTTGTGAATCGAGAGCAAACAATTCTAGAAAACATGCAAGCTGCTAATCCTCATCTGGGCTATCAGCTTTTGCGGCAACAGTTAGGACACTTCCTGTTTAAAAACGATGATGTCAATAAATCCGCATCGGTATTGAGTGGGGGTGAGTTGGCAAGATTAGCGATCGCCATTATCAGTATCTCTGAAATTGATTTGCTAATTCTCGATGAGCCAACCAATAACTTAGATATCGAAACTGTCGAGCAAATGGTGCAAGGTATCAATGAATATCAGGGTGCGCTTTGGGTTATTTCCCATGACTTAGACTTTCTCAGTCGCATCAACATTACCACAGCCTTGAAGTTGAGTAATCAAGCCCTGCAAATGACTGCATATCTGCCTAATGAACCGGAGGAGTACTATCAAGAATTACTCAACTGA
- a CDS encoding LysR family transcriptional regulator has protein sequence MKSPLSEIRQKDNLLNSVTLDQLQVFEAAARHCSFTRAAEELFVTQPTVSMQVKHLAQAIGLPLFEQVGKRIYLTEAGKEVLHSCREIFQCLDRLETTIVDLKGMKQGKLRLAAVTTTKYFIPKLLKPFCKLYPGVKVALEFTNHEALLTRLNENLDDLYILSCPPNREDIEAKPFLDNPLVAIAPANHPFAKQHKLCLKNFAEEPLIVREEGSGTRKLVRQFFEQRGISPRINLELGSNEAIQQAVIDGLGLSVLSMHTLNCAEVRNQLAILDVDGFPINRQWHVIFPKKKQLSITASTFLEYLLTETQQFSTDNDNPMQTVKTLWVQS, from the coding sequence ATGAAAAGTCCTCTGAGTGAAATCAGACAAAAGGATAACCTCCTGAACTCGGTTACGCTAGATCAGTTGCAGGTGTTTGAAGCTGCTGCAAGGCACTGTAGCTTTACCCGTGCTGCCGAAGAGTTGTTTGTAACTCAGCCTACTGTGTCAATGCAAGTCAAGCATCTTGCACAGGCGATCGGGCTACCCCTATTTGAACAAGTGGGTAAGCGTATCTACCTTACAGAAGCAGGTAAAGAAGTTTTGCATAGCTGTAGGGAAATCTTTCAGTGCCTAGATCGCCTAGAAACAACGATAGTTGATTTGAAGGGGATGAAACAGGGAAAACTGAGGTTAGCAGCAGTCACTACGACTAAGTACTTCATCCCAAAGTTGCTGAAACCTTTCTGTAAACTCTACCCTGGTGTTAAAGTTGCCCTAGAGTTCACAAATCATGAAGCGCTGTTGACGCGACTGAATGAAAATCTTGACGACTTGTATATTCTGAGTTGTCCACCCAATAGAGAAGATATAGAGGCAAAGCCATTTTTAGATAATCCACTTGTGGCGATCGCTCCTGCAAATCATCCCTTTGCTAAGCAGCATAAACTCTGTTTGAAGAATTTTGCAGAGGAACCCTTGATTGTACGGGAGGAGGGTTCAGGAACCCGCAAGCTGGTACGGCAGTTTTTTGAGCAACGTGGAATATCCCCACGCATCAACCTAGAACTCGGTAGTAACGAAGCCATCCAGCAAGCTGTGATTGACGGTTTAGGTCTTTCAGTTTTATCGATGCATACGCTCAATTGTGCAGAAGTGAGAAATCAGCTAGCAATTTTAGATGTAGATGGTTTCCCAATTAATCGCCAGTGGCATGTGATCTTTCCCAAGAAAAAGCAGCTTTCGATTACTGCTAGTACTTTCTTAGAATATTTGCTTACAGAAACTCAGCAATTTTCTACAGATAACGATAACCCCATGCAAACAGTAAAGACTCTGTGGGTTCAGTCTTAA